The proteins below are encoded in one region of Sphingobium yanoikuyae:
- a CDS encoding chemotaxis protein CheB, with protein MTVFVPTMVSLDSHTAPAVRTLVVDDSVVVRTVIERILNADPGFTVVHKTNSAENALRYLAEHSVDLVLLDIELPGQSGLAALPAILRSNPQGKVAILSGRCEEGSAAAIEALALGASDILSKPGSGSFGEQFPQALIDRLGRLFGGEAPTAPAQRSTMVPPAHATGAAVEPLACLGIGASTGGIHALSQLFSGLTAPLGVPILLTQHLPVSFTVYFAQQLARMTSLRVKVAEAGDQLAPDTVYVAPGDANLLLRRGLHGRVSVVLDPERTPSGNLPGVDPMFAAMADVYGAGAAGIVLTGMGRDGTAGARDIVAAGGWIVAQDEPSSVVWGMPGSVAGAGLTCALMEPHAIMDFVARRGKMND; from the coding sequence ATGACCGTCTTCGTGCCGACCATGGTCAGCCTCGACAGCCACACCGCTCCCGCGGTGCGCACGCTGGTGGTTGACGATTCGGTGGTGGTGCGCACGGTGATCGAGCGCATCCTGAACGCCGATCCCGGCTTTACCGTCGTCCACAAGACCAACAGCGCGGAAAATGCGCTGCGCTATCTGGCCGAACATAGTGTCGACCTGGTGCTGCTCGACATCGAACTGCCGGGCCAGAGCGGCCTGGCGGCGCTGCCCGCGATCCTGCGATCGAACCCGCAGGGCAAGGTGGCGATCCTGTCCGGCCGCTGCGAGGAGGGCAGCGCGGCGGCGATCGAGGCGCTGGCGCTGGGCGCGAGCGATATCCTGTCCAAGCCGGGCAGCGGCAGCTTTGGCGAACAATTCCCACAGGCATTGATCGATCGGCTTGGCCGGCTGTTCGGCGGCGAAGCGCCAACGGCACCGGCGCAGCGATCAACCATGGTTCCGCCCGCCCATGCGACCGGCGCTGCGGTCGAACCCCTGGCCTGCCTGGGCATCGGGGCCTCGACCGGGGGCATCCATGCGCTCAGCCAGTTGTTCAGCGGCCTGACCGCGCCGCTGGGCGTGCCGATCCTGCTGACCCAGCATCTGCCGGTCAGTTTCACCGTCTATTTCGCGCAGCAACTGGCGCGCATGACCAGCCTGCGGGTCAAGGTGGCGGAGGCCGGCGACCAGTTGGCGCCCGACACCGTCTATGTCGCGCCGGGCGATGCCAATCTGCTGCTGCGGCGCGGGCTGCATGGCCGGGTGAGCGTGGTGCTGGACCCGGAACGGACGCCGTCGGGCAATCTGCCGGGCGTCGATCCGATGTTCGCCGCCATGGCGGATGTCTATGGCGCGGGCGCGGCGGGGATCGTGCTCACCGGCATGGGCCGCGACGGCACGGCCGGGGCGCGGGATATCGTGGCAGCGGGCGGCTGGATCGTCGCCCAGGATGAGCCAAGCAGCGTGGTATGGGGGATGCCGGGATCGGTCGCGGGGGCAGGGCTGACCTGTGCGCTGATGGAACCCCATGCGATCATGGATTTTGTCGCACGACGCGGAAAGATGAACGACTGA
- a CDS encoding CheR family methyltransferase, whose translation MALPPSRMGSGAARILTGLLEARTGQVLSEGRAWRMETALKPVLRDHGLQDIDELAGKLLRSRNPRLDEDVVNALLNNESSFFRDLQIFDLIHRQILPRIQEARGDRVLRIWSAGCSTGQEAYSLAIRFCNEAARWAGWRIEILATDISSAAIDQARSGVFSQMDVQRGLPIGDLIKWFEPAGDDWRANPELRRMIDFRQDNLFAARVPTGAYDLLLCRNVLLYFSPERRQSVFDLLARHSHDRSVLLLGAGETVIGQSEEFVPHPEFRGSYARRGYSADAGNSARRAG comes from the coding sequence ATGGCCTTGCCCCCTTCCAGGATGGGATCGGGCGCTGCCCGGATTTTGACGGGTCTGCTGGAAGCGCGGACCGGCCAGGTTCTGTCCGAGGGGCGGGCCTGGCGCATGGAGACGGCGCTGAAGCCGGTGCTGCGCGATCATGGGTTGCAGGATATCGATGAACTGGCCGGCAAGCTGCTGCGCAGCCGCAATCCGCGGCTGGACGAGGATGTGGTGAACGCACTGCTGAACAACGAAAGCAGCTTCTTCCGCGATCTGCAGATATTCGACCTCATCCACCGGCAGATATTGCCGCGCATCCAGGAGGCGCGGGGCGACCGGGTGCTGCGGATCTGGAGCGCGGGCTGTTCGACCGGGCAGGAAGCCTATTCGCTGGCGATCCGCTTCTGTAACGAGGCGGCGCGCTGGGCGGGCTGGCGGATCGAGATATTGGCGACCGATATTTCCAGCGCGGCGATCGACCAGGCGCGCAGCGGCGTCTTTTCGCAGATGGACGTGCAGCGCGGCCTGCCGATCGGCGACCTGATCAAATGGTTCGAGCCGGCGGGCGATGACTGGCGGGCGAACCCGGAGCTGCGGCGGATGATCGATTTCCGTCAGGATAATCTGTTCGCCGCGCGGGTGCCGACCGGCGCCTATGACCTGCTGCTCTGCCGCAATGTGCTGCTCTATTTCTCGCCCGAAAGGCGCCAGAGCGTGTTCGACCTGCTGGCACGGCACAGCCATGACCGGTCGGTTCTGCTGCTGGGCGCGGGCGAGACGGTGATCGGCCAGAGCGAGGAATTCGTGCCGCATCCCGAATTTCGCGGTAGCTATGCGCGGCGAGGCTATTCGGCAGATGCCGGCAATTCGGCCCGGCGCGCGGGCTAA
- a CDS encoding N-acetylmuramoyl-L-alanine amidase — MTDIPMIETPSPNYDERSLPITMLVLHYTGMPDAASAINWLANAESKVSAHYVVTEDGQIIRMVAEDKRAWHAGRSHWRGIDDVNSASIGIEIVNPGHEWGYRPFPEAQMGSLIPLVHDIVQRHRITRGNIVGHSDIAPARKQDPGELFPWGQLARLRLALPRPTKNLMDPHWTDSGFMLALERFGYDIAEPEPAVVAFQRRFRPELIDGVIDGECRAILLALLLPKPTGDD, encoded by the coding sequence ATGACCGACATCCCCATGATCGAGACGCCGTCGCCCAATTATGACGAGCGCAGCCTGCCGATCACCATGCTGGTGCTCCATTATACCGGCATGCCGGACGCGGCGAGCGCCATCAACTGGCTGGCCAATGCCGAATCCAAGGTGTCGGCCCATTATGTCGTGACCGAGGATGGCCAGATCATCCGCATGGTGGCCGAGGACAAGCGCGCCTGGCATGCCGGCCGGTCGCACTGGCGCGGCATCGACGATGTGAACAGCGCCAGCATCGGCATCGAGATCGTCAATCCGGGGCATGAATGGGGCTATCGGCCTTTTCCCGAGGCGCAGATGGGATCGCTGATCCCGCTGGTCCACGACATCGTCCAGCGTCACCGGATCACGCGCGGCAATATCGTCGGGCACAGCGACATCGCGCCCGCGCGCAAGCAGGATCCGGGCGAACTATTCCCCTGGGGGCAACTGGCGCGGCTGCGGCTGGCGCTGCCGCGACCGACCAAGAATCTGATGGACCCGCACTGGACCGACAGCGGCTTCATGCTGGCGCTCGAACGTTTCGGCTATGACATTGCCGAACCGGAGCCGGCGGTCGTCGCCTTCCAGCGGCGCTTCCGCCCGGAACTGATCGACGGCGTCATCGATGGCGAATGCCGGGCGATTTTGCTCGCCTTGCTGCTGCCCAAGCCGACAGGGGATGACTGA
- a CDS encoding J domain-containing protein, which yields MARQSRSNDWGFPRWRAYGATREAQRVRICDRFGCDQPGNCPAPKSPNSPDRWYFCSEHAAEYNRNWDYFQGLDEEERAERERTERRDAGGYQSSAHHGWGGPGDGSRSRDEMHALQALGLEDDADFEAVRKSWRSLAKEYHPDVKPGDAEAAVQFQTIQAAYEVLRAAEERRTWKPRGASD from the coding sequence ATGGCAAGACAGAGCCGATCAAATGACTGGGGTTTTCCCCGCTGGCGTGCCTATGGCGCGACGCGGGAAGCGCAGCGCGTGCGCATCTGCGACCGTTTCGGCTGTGACCAGCCGGGTAACTGCCCCGCGCCCAAATCGCCCAACAGCCCGGACCGCTGGTATTTCTGCAGCGAGCATGCGGCCGAATATAACCGCAACTGGGACTATTTTCAGGGACTGGACGAGGAAGAGCGGGCCGAACGCGAGCGCACCGAACGGCGCGATGCCGGCGGCTATCAGTCGAGCGCCCATCATGGCTGGGGCGGTCCCGGCGACGGCAGCCGGTCGCGCGACGAGATGCACGCGCTGCAGGCGCTGGGGCTGGAGGATGACGCCGATTTCGAGGCGGTGCGCAAGAGCTGGCGCAGCCTGGCCAAGGAATATCATCCTGACGTGAAGCCGGGCGATGCCGAGGCGGCGGTGCAGTTCCAGACGATCCAGGCCGCCTATGAGGTGCTGCGCGCGGCCGAGGAACGGCGCACCTGGAAGCCGCGGGGCGCCAGCGATTGA
- a CDS encoding (2Fe-2S) ferredoxin domain-containing protein — MEAAGRQRLKDHVRSNWQNAVLVCRKCSKKLDGGFGKDGEERLAKALRRHLSLKKGRKAAAGIIEVNCLGVCPKGAITVVNGAASRDWLLVRPGADLDALATALDLPAQAETQNPG; from the coding sequence CTGGAAGCCGCGGGGCGCCAGCGATTGAAGGATCATGTCCGGTCCAACTGGCAAAATGCCGTGCTGGTCTGCCGCAAATGCTCGAAGAAGCTGGACGGCGGCTTCGGCAAGGATGGCGAGGAGCGGCTGGCCAAGGCGCTGCGGCGGCATTTGTCGCTGAAGAAGGGGCGCAAGGCGGCGGCCGGCATCATAGAGGTGAATTGCCTGGGCGTCTGTCCCAAGGGCGCGATCACGGTGGTCAATGGCGCCGCGAGCCGCGACTGGCTGTTGGTGCGGCCTGGGGCGGATCTGGACGCACTGGCGACGGCGCTGGACCTGCCGGCGCAGGCGGAAACGCAGAATCCGGGCTGA